One region of Campylobacter showae CSUNSWCD genomic DNA includes:
- the gyrA gene encoding DNA gyrase subunit A, translating into MENIFENNQDIQAVDIEESIKTSYLDYSMSVIVGRALPDARDGLKPVHRRILYAMNNLGVGSRSPYMKSARIVGDVIGKYHPHGDTAVYDALVRMAQKFSMRYPAVDGQGNFGSIDGDGAAAMRYTEARMTNLTEEILRDIEKDTVDFIPNYDDRETEPDVLPSRVPNLLLNGSSGIAVGMATNIPPHSLDELIDGLLLVLENKNATLEEVMQYIKGPDFPTGGIIFGKKGIIEAYRTGRGRVKLRAKTHIEKKPNKDVIVVDELPYQTNKARLIEQIAELVKEKQIEGISEVRDESDKDGIRVVIELKRDAMSDIVLNNLFKSTTMESTFGVIMLAINNKEPKVFNLIELLKLFLNHRKTVIIRRTIFDLEKARARAHILEGLKIALDNIDEVIELIKNSADTPSAREGLVAKFGLSELQANAILDMRLSKLTGLEREKLEAELAELMAEIARLDEILKSETLLEKLIKDELLEIKNKFKVPRITEIVDDYDDIDIEDLIPNENMVVTITHRGYIKRVPSKQYEKQKRGGKGKVAVTTYDDDFIESFFTSNTHDTLMFVTDRGQLYWLKVYKIPEGSRTAKGKAVVNLIQLQPDEKIKAIIPTTDFAESKSLAFFTKNGIVKRTNLSEFKNIRSIGVRAINLDENDELVTALIVEGEEEPINIIDELGVETEINEIEAIEAQIDEENSEENDENAAEGSDDSEKMLFIVTKKGMCLKFKLSKVRQMGRTARGVTGIKFKEAGDEVVGAAVIENNDQEVLSISQKGIGKRTTADEYRLTNRGGKGVICMKLTNRTGDLIGVVMVDDEQDLMALTSSGKMIRVDMQSIRKAGRNTSGVIVVNVDGDDVVSIAKCPKADDGEDESGEETLENLE; encoded by the coding sequence ATGGAAAATATATTTGAAAACAATCAAGACATCCAAGCCGTCGATATCGAAGAATCGATAAAAACGAGCTACCTCGACTACTCGATGAGCGTCATCGTCGGTCGCGCCCTGCCAGATGCCAGAGACGGCTTAAAACCCGTTCACAGACGCATCCTATACGCGATGAACAACCTCGGAGTCGGCAGTCGTAGCCCATACATGAAGTCCGCGCGTATCGTGGGCGACGTCATCGGTAAATACCACCCGCACGGCGACACGGCCGTTTACGACGCACTCGTGCGTATGGCGCAGAAATTTTCCATGCGCTATCCGGCGGTTGACGGACAAGGAAACTTCGGCTCCATCGACGGCGACGGCGCAGCGGCGATGCGTTATACCGAGGCTAGGATGACCAATCTCACCGAAGAAATCTTGCGCGATATCGAAAAAGACACGGTTGATTTTATCCCAAACTACGACGACAGAGAGACTGAGCCAGATGTCCTACCTAGCCGCGTGCCAAATTTGCTACTAAACGGCTCTAGCGGTATCGCCGTCGGTATGGCGACGAATATCCCGCCGCACAGCCTTGACGAGCTGATAGACGGACTTTTGCTAGTGCTTGAAAATAAAAACGCGACGCTAGAAGAGGTGATGCAGTACATAAAAGGGCCTGATTTCCCGACTGGCGGGATAATATTTGGCAAAAAAGGCATCATAGAGGCCTACCGCACGGGACGAGGACGCGTCAAACTACGCGCCAAAACTCATATCGAAAAAAAGCCGAACAAAGACGTCATCGTCGTAGACGAGCTACCGTATCAGACGAACAAAGCCCGCCTCATCGAGCAAATCGCCGAGCTAGTCAAAGAAAAACAGATCGAAGGCATCAGCGAAGTGCGCGACGAGTCCGATAAGGACGGCATCCGCGTCGTCATCGAGCTAAAACGCGATGCTATGAGCGATATCGTGCTAAACAATCTCTTTAAATCCACGACGATGGAGAGCACCTTTGGCGTCATAATGCTGGCGATAAACAACAAAGAGCCGAAGGTATTTAACCTAATCGAGCTTTTGAAGCTATTTTTAAATCACAGAAAAACCGTCATCATCCGCCGCACGATATTTGATCTAGAAAAAGCTAGAGCTAGAGCTCATATTTTAGAGGGCTTAAAGATCGCGCTAGATAATATCGACGAGGTGATCGAGCTCATCAAAAATAGCGCCGATACGCCTAGCGCTCGCGAGGGATTAGTGGCAAAATTTGGCCTTAGCGAGCTACAAGCAAATGCCATCCTAGACATGAGACTAAGCAAGCTAACGGGACTTGAGCGCGAGAAACTAGAAGCCGAGCTAGCCGAACTGATGGCCGAGATCGCGCGCCTAGATGAAATTTTAAAGAGCGAAACCTTGCTAGAAAAACTAATCAAAGACGAGCTGCTTGAGATAAAAAATAAATTTAAAGTACCGCGCATCACCGAGATCGTGGATGATTACGACGATATCGACATCGAGGACCTCATTCCTAACGAAAACATGGTCGTAACTATCACGCACCGAGGCTACATCAAACGCGTGCCAAGCAAGCAGTACGAGAAGCAAAAACGCGGCGGCAAAGGCAAGGTCGCGGTAACTACGTACGACGACGACTTCATCGAGAGTTTCTTTACGAGCAACACTCACGATACGCTGATGTTTGTGACCGACCGCGGACAGCTCTACTGGCTCAAAGTCTATAAGATCCCTGAAGGAAGCCGCACGGCAAAAGGCAAAGCAGTAGTAAATCTCATCCAGCTACAGCCTGACGAAAAGATCAAGGCGATCATCCCGACGACTGATTTTGCCGAAAGCAAATCGCTCGCGTTTTTCACCAAAAACGGCATCGTAAAACGCACGAATTTGAGCGAATTTAAAAACATCCGCTCTATCGGCGTTCGCGCTATTAACCTGGACGAGAACGACGAGCTAGTAACGGCTCTCATCGTCGAGGGCGAAGAAGAGCCGATAAATATAATCGACGAGCTTGGCGTAGAGACCGAGATAAACGAGATAGAGGCAATAGAAGCTCAGATCGATGAGGAAAATAGCGAAGAAAACGACGAAAACGCGGCCGAAGGAAGCGACGATAGCGAAAAAATGCTATTTATCGTAACCAAAAAGGGAATGTGCCTCAAATTTAAACTCAGTAAAGTCCGCCAGATGGGCAGAACGGCTCGCGGCGTGACGGGTATTAAATTTAAAGAAGCCGGCGACGAGGTCGTAGGCGCAGCCGTCATCGAAAACAACGATCAAGAGGTGCTAAGCATATCTCAAAAAGGTATCGGCAAACGCACCACCGCAGACGAATACCGCCTAACGAATCGCGGCGGCAAGGGCGTAATCTGCATG
- a CDS encoding ComF family protein, whose protein sequence is MRCANCGHLSLGVICKICKDHLLASPARTRVLDGDFKIYSFFDYSEVKNLLHSKHLFHGSFVYGALANLSFKIFARKFSFGYPVNAVPIDDKTTSGYSHTAILARALKSRDVRPIYACLHASSNVSYHGKDLAFRLKNHRNFKLLKTPKYPVILIDDIVTTGTTIDEARRTLQKAGCEVLFALTLADAKY, encoded by the coding sequence ATGAGATGCGCTAACTGCGGGCATCTGAGTCTGGGCGTGATCTGTAAAATTTGCAAAGATCACCTGCTCGCCTCGCCCGCAAGAACGCGCGTTTTGGACGGCGATTTTAAAATTTACAGCTTTTTTGACTACTCCGAGGTTAAAAATTTACTCCACTCAAAGCACCTATTTCACGGCTCTTTCGTCTACGGCGCGCTCGCAAATTTGAGTTTTAAGATTTTTGCTCGCAAATTTAGCTTCGGCTATCCCGTAAACGCCGTGCCGATCGACGACAAAACGACTAGCGGCTACTCGCATACGGCAATCCTAGCTCGCGCGTTAAAAAGTCGCGACGTCCGCCCGATTTACGCCTGCTTGCACGCGAGCTCAAACGTCAGCTACCACGGCAAGGATCTCGCCTTTCGCCTAAAAAATCATCGAAATTTTAAGCTTTTAAAAACGCCTAAATATCCCGTTATCTTGATAGACGATATCGTGACGACGGGTACGACGATAGACGAAGCTAGACGGACGCTGCAAAAAGCCGGCTGCGAGGTGCTTTTCGCGCTGACGCTTGCGGATGCGAAGTATTAA
- a CDS encoding YajG family lipoprotein, whose product MKKLAFYTLATALFAAVMSGCSQRSSVLNLTPYQSTSNQMGYQKNIRINSIEDARANKSIVATITGSNGNVKEYVTLQNSIESWLQDGLSTELKRLGANLSDFGDIVVDVRIVELKANLSGYSTDNLKGSAKLAITVHRGDQTITKNVSQEQTKFAPIHTSGAFKSFFDELLQDIVKRAAIQILKS is encoded by the coding sequence ATGAAAAAATTAGCTTTTTACACCCTTGCCACCGCGCTTTTTGCCGCAGTCATGAGCGGATGTTCGCAGCGTAGCTCGGTGTTGAATTTGACTCCGTATCAATCAACCTCAAACCAGATGGGCTACCAAAAAAATATCCGTATAAATAGCATCGAGGACGCTCGCGCAAACAAAAGCATTGTCGCCACGATCACGGGCAGTAACGGCAACGTCAAGGAGTACGTCACACTACAAAACAGCATCGAGAGCTGGCTGCAAGACGGCCTTAGTACCGAGCTAAAGCGCCTGGGAGCAAATTTGAGCGACTTTGGCGATATCGTCGTGGACGTGCGGATCGTCGAGCTTAAAGCAAATCTAAGCGGCTACTCCACCGACAACCTAAAAGGCTCAGCAAAGCTTGCTATAACGGTGCATAGAGGCGATCAGACCATCACCAAAAACGTCTCGCAGGAGCAGACCAAATTTGCCCCGATTCACACGAGCGGCGCGTTTAAGAGCTTCTTTGACGAGCTACTACAAGACATCGTAAAACGCGCGGCGATCCAGATCCTAAAAAGCTGA
- the lepA gene encoding translation elongation factor 4 yields MKNIRNFSIIAHIDHGKSTLADRLIQECGAVSDREMSSQIMDTMDIEKERGITIKAQSVRLNYALGGENFVLNLIDTPGHVDFSYEVSRSLASCEGALLVVDASQGVEAQTIANVYIALENNLEIIPVINKIDLPAADPARVKNEIEHVIGLDCSGAIEVSAKSGIGIKDLLEAIITRIPSPGGETEKPLKTLIYDSWFDNYLGALALVRVYDGELKKNDEILVMGTGKKHIVLDLMYPNPIAPIKTANLGAGEVGIVVLGLKNVSDVQVGDTITLARNPVKEPVGGFERAKPFVFAGLYPIETDKFEDLRDALDKLKLNDSSISYEPETSVALGFGFRVGFLGLLHMEVIKERLEREFDLDLIATAPTVTYEVVQTDGQILRIQNPSQLPPVNKIEHVKEPYVKSTIITPSEFLGNIITLLNNRRAVQTKMDYITPERVLLEYDIPMNEIVMDFYDKLKSSTKGYASFDYEPSDYRVGDLVKLDIKVAGETVDALSIIVPESKAQSKGRDFVKAMKEIVPRQLFEVAIQASIGNKVIARETVKSMGKNVTAKCYGGDITRKRKLLEKQKEGKKRMKAIGKVNLPQEAFLSVLKID; encoded by the coding sequence ATGAAAAACATCAGAAATTTTAGCATCATCGCTCACATCGACCACGGTAAATCCACGCTTGCAGACCGCCTCATCCAGGAGTGCGGCGCCGTCAGCGACCGCGAGATGAGCTCGCAGATCATGGACACGATGGACATAGAAAAAGAGCGCGGCATCACGATCAAGGCTCAGTCCGTACGCCTAAATTACGCGCTCGGCGGCGAAAATTTCGTCCTAAATTTGATCGACACCCCGGGCCACGTGGACTTTAGCTACGAGGTGAGCCGTTCTCTTGCTAGCTGCGAGGGTGCACTGCTCGTAGTGGATGCCAGTCAAGGCGTAGAGGCGCAGACTATCGCAAACGTCTACATAGCACTTGAAAACAACCTCGAAATCATCCCCGTCATAAATAAAATCGATCTCCCCGCAGCAGATCCCGCTCGCGTAAAAAACGAGATCGAGCACGTTATAGGGCTTGACTGCAGCGGCGCGATCGAGGTTAGCGCCAAAAGCGGCATAGGCATCAAAGATCTGCTAGAAGCCATCATCACGCGCATCCCCTCTCCTGGCGGCGAGACGGAAAAACCGCTAAAAACGCTCATCTACGACAGCTGGTTTGACAACTACCTAGGCGCGCTGGCGCTCGTGCGCGTCTATGACGGCGAGCTAAAGAAAAACGACGAGATCCTAGTCATGGGCACGGGCAAAAAACACATCGTGCTAGACCTCATGTATCCAAACCCGATCGCGCCGATAAAAACGGCAAATTTGGGCGCGGGCGAGGTCGGCATCGTGGTGCTGGGGCTAAAAAACGTGAGCGACGTGCAGGTAGGAGATACCATCACGCTGGCTCGTAATCCCGTAAAAGAGCCCGTCGGCGGCTTTGAGCGGGCTAAGCCGTTCGTATTTGCGGGACTTTATCCGATCGAAACGGATAAATTTGAGGACCTACGCGACGCTCTGGATAAACTAAAGCTAAACGACAGCTCGATCAGCTATGAGCCAGAGACCTCGGTCGCGCTAGGGTTTGGCTTTCGCGTCGGATTTTTGGGACTACTGCACATGGAGGTTATCAAGGAGCGTTTGGAGCGCGAATTTGACCTCGATCTCATCGCCACGGCACCGACCGTCACCTACGAAGTCGTGCAGACCGACGGTCAAATTTTACGCATCCAAAACCCTAGCCAGCTCCCGCCGGTCAATAAAATCGAGCACGTCAAAGAGCCCTACGTCAAGTCCACCATCATCACGCCAAGCGAGTTTTTGGGCAACATCATCACGCTGCTAAACAATCGCCGCGCCGTGCAGACTAAGATGGACTACATCACACCCGAGCGCGTGCTGCTCGAGTACGACATCCCGATGAACGAGATCGTGATGGACTTTTACGACAAGCTAAAATCGAGCACCAAAGGCTACGCGAGCTTTGATTACGAGCCTAGCGACTACCGCGTGGGCGACCTGGTAAAGCTTGATATCAAGGTCGCGGGCGAGACCGTGGATGCGCTCTCCATCATCGTGCCCGAAAGTAAAGCCCAGTCCAAGGGGCGCGACTTCGTCAAAGCGATGAAAGAGATCGTGCCGCGCCAGCTCTTTGAGGTGGCTATTCAAGCCAGCATCGGCAACAAAGTCATCGCGCGCGAAACCGTAAAATCGATGGGCAAAAACGTAACCGCCAAGTGCTACGGCGGCGATATCACGCGTAAGCGCAAGCTGCTAGAAAAGCAAAAAGAGGGCAAAAAGCGTATGAAAGCTATCGGCAAGGTAAATTTGCCGCAAGAGGCGTTTTTAAGCGTTTTGAAAATAGACTAG
- a CDS encoding N-6 DNA methylase encodes MTNTRSVEPSVADAINSQLKTYRLDYKLEQESLNSEIDSALQEYFTKSGGKGGNRPDAKLLLQDGGLNFYPVLIGYKGYEDKLEKLDADGNVENRTAKNEPNFKNIKDYAVNGAVHYANALLHHTSYTDIIAIGVTGYKDSKDKLQTKIGVYYVSKSNLGVGRKVGDFTDLSFLEKTHFSDFTDKLKNLNLTPDELEKIKQKREKEIAASLVKLNNDIYSNEKGLGENDRVYLVAASIIATLGIPGKVAPLEKSELKSSSERGNTDGEILMRKIRAFLNEKNLPSEKKELIIRTLSNTILTDNINKISNGETQLKRVFSKIVDDLGIYYKIGLTTDFTGKLFNEMYSWLGFTQDKLNDVVLTPSYVATLLAKLARVNKDSYVWDFATGSAGLLVAAMNEMLKDAKNSIASPDQLTKKEAHIKAYQLLGLELLSSVYMLAVLNMIMMGDGSSNILNKDSLTDFEGVYGFGKDDEKFPANAFVLNPPYSAPGNGMVFVETALNMMNGGYAAIIIQNSAGSGKAKEINKRILARNTLIASIKMPIDLFVGKSSVQTNVYVFKVGEKHEKDEIVKFIDFSNDGYTRSNRKKASNNLRDTDRAKERYEELVNLVRFGASKLEIFTQNEYYEATIDPSNGADWNKSRPVDTMPTLADFKKTVSDYLSWEVAQILKKDSPKQSLISERIANLEREFKTSGGKFEKIRLDKLFNVKSNPQLNKDSFNFSENGVYPYFTRTVLNNGIAGYVDYLDEEHKISGNSLAVGMLGMQFFYMEKDFYAGQFTKTIYPKFDYFNSKVAQYFIVLLNKNQKIYQGSLVRDFERLFYNTKILLPTLGGEINFSFMEKFIEELERERVEELDAYLAATGLKDYKLTEKEEDALAKFDEFSQWGGVASKFTTLETLFDNIKQGRRLKKEDQKDGLVPFVMAGVTNTGVVNHISNPVVTFPRNSITVDIFGNTFYRNYDFGAGDDTGVYWNESKEYSQSVMLYFAAAISRSLRGRFSYGKKLRSSQSLKFKINLPAVNDRIDYEFMENFIKAIEKLVIKDVVQWTDKKIEATKKVVAKI; translated from the coding sequence ATGACAAATACTCGAAGTGTAGAACCAAGTGTGGCAGATGCGATAAATTCACAGCTAAAAACATATAGGCTTGATTATAAACTAGAACAAGAGTCATTAAATAGCGAGATAGACAGCGCCCTACAAGAGTATTTTACTAAAAGCGGCGGTAAGGGTGGCAATCGTCCTGACGCTAAACTGCTTTTGCAAGATGGCGGCTTAAATTTTTATCCCGTATTGATTGGATACAAAGGCTATGAAGATAAGTTAGAAAAGCTAGACGCCGACGGCAATGTAGAAAATCGTACCGCCAAAAATGAGCCAAATTTTAAAAACATTAAAGATTACGCGGTTAATGGCGCGGTGCATTACGCAAATGCGCTTTTGCACCACACGAGTTACACCGACATAATCGCTATAGGAGTTACTGGATATAAAGATAGCAAGGATAAATTGCAAACTAAAATCGGTGTTTATTATGTTTCAAAATCAAATTTGGGAGTAGGGCGTAAAGTAGGCGATTTTACCGATTTATCATTTTTAGAAAAGACGCATTTTAGCGATTTTACTGATAAGCTTAAAAATCTAAATTTAACCCCCGACGAACTAGAAAAAATCAAGCAAAAGCGCGAAAAAGAGATCGCCGCGAGTTTAGTAAAATTAAATAACGACATTTATAGCAATGAAAAAGGACTTGGAGAAAATGATAGAGTTTATCTGGTTGCAGCCTCAATCATCGCCACTCTTGGCATTCCAGGCAAAGTCGCTCCGCTCGAAAAATCAGAGCTAAAATCATCAAGCGAAAGAGGCAATACCGACGGCGAAATTTTAATGCGAAAGATAAGAGCCTTTTTAAACGAGAAAAATTTGCCGAGCGAAAAGAAAGAGCTTATCATCCGCACTCTTTCAAACACGATACTAACCGATAATATAAATAAAATTTCAAACGGCGAAACTCAACTAAAACGCGTTTTTTCAAAAATAGTCGATGATCTGGGGATTTATTACAAAATCGGACTAACCACCGATTTTACGGGCAAGCTTTTTAACGAGATGTATTCGTGGCTGGGCTTTACGCAGGATAAACTAAACGACGTAGTGCTTACGCCATCATACGTCGCTACGCTTTTGGCTAAACTTGCCCGCGTGAATAAAGACAGCTACGTTTGGGACTTTGCGACCGGTTCGGCGGGGCTTTTGGTTGCCGCGATGAACGAAATGCTAAAAGACGCTAAAAATAGCATAGCATCTCCTGATCAGCTAACCAAAAAAGAGGCGCATATTAAGGCATATCAACTTTTAGGCTTGGAGCTGCTATCAAGCGTCTATATGCTCGCGGTTTTAAATATGATAATGATGGGCGATGGAAGCTCTAATATCCTAAATAAAGATAGTTTGACTGACTTTGAGGGCGTTTACGGCTTCGGTAAAGACGACGAAAAATTTCCCGCAAATGCTTTTGTGTTAAATCCTCCGTATTCGGCGCCGGGCAACGGGATGGTATTCGTCGAAACGGCGTTAAATATGATGAACGGCGGCTATGCGGCGATAATTATTCAAAATTCCGCCGGTAGCGGCAAGGCAAAAGAGATAAATAAAAGGATTTTAGCTCGCAATACCTTAATCGCAAGCATAAAAATGCCGATCGATCTTTTCGTCGGTAAATCAAGCGTGCAGACGAATGTCTATGTCTTTAAAGTCGGCGAAAAGCACGAAAAAGACGAAATAGTAAAATTTATAGACTTTTCAAACGATGGCTATACGCGCTCAAACCGCAAAAAAGCCAGTAATAATCTAAGGGATACGGATAGAGCCAAAGAGCGTTACGAGGAGCTTGTAAATTTGGTCCGTTTCGGCGCAAGCAAACTTGAAATTTTCACGCAAAACGAATATTACGAAGCGACGATTGATCCGAGCAATGGTGCCGACTGGAATAAATCTCGCCCCGTAGATACTATGCCGACACTAGCCGATTTTAAAAAGACCGTGAGCGACTACCTAAGCTGGGAAGTGGCGCAAATTTTAAAAAAGGATAGTCCCAAGCAAAGCTTAATTAGCGAAAGGATTGCAAATTTAGAGCGAGAATTTAAAACGAGTGGCGGGAAATTTGAAAAAATTAGGCTTGATAAATTATTTAATGTGAAGTCAAATCCACAACTAAATAAAGATAGTTTTAATTTTTCTGAGAATGGAGTTTATCCATATTTCACAAGAACAGTTTTAAATAATGGTATTGCAGGCTATGTCGATTATTTGGATGAGGAGCATAAAATATCAGGCAATTCACTGGCGGTTGGAATGCTTGGGATGCAGTTTTTTTATATGGAAAAGGATTTTTACGCGGGGCAGTTTACTAAAACTATTTATCCAAAATTTGATTATTTTAATAGCAAGGTAGCTCAATATTTTATAGTTCTTTTAAATAAAAATCAAAAAATTTATCAAGGTAGTTTAGTTAGAGATTTTGAAAGACTTTTCTATAATACAAAAATTCTTTTGCCGACGTTAGGTGGCGAGATAAATTTTTCCTTTATGGAAAAATTTATCGAAGAGCTCGAACGCGAACGCGTCGAAGAGCTCGACGCGTATCTTGCGGCAACTGGGCTTAAAGATTATAAGCTAACCGAGAAAGAAGAGGATGCTTTGGCTAAATTTGACGAATTTAGCCAATGGGGGGGGGTAGCGAGTAAATTTACTACCTTAGAAACATTATTTGACAATATCAAACAAGGTAGAAGGCTAAAAAAAGAAGACCAAAAAGATGGATTAGTACCGTTTGTAATGGCTGGAGTAACGAATACCGGTGTCGTAAATCATATATCAAATCCAGTAGTTACCTTTCCTAGAAATTCGATAACCGTTGATATTTTTGGAAATACATTTTATAGAAATTATGATTTTGGAGCAGGGGACGATACGGGTGTTTATTGGAACGAAAGTAAGGAATATTCGCAAAGTGTGATGCTTTATTTTGCTGCGGCTATATCAAGGTCGTTGCGGGGTAGGTTTTCTTACGGCAAGAAACTAAGAAGCTCACAAAGTTTAAAATTTAAAATCAATCTTCCAGCCGTAAACGACCGAATCGACTACGAATTTATGGAAAATTTCATAAAAGCTATCGAAAAACTGGTCATAAAAGACGTTGTGCAGTGGACGGATAAAAAGATAGAAGCAACTAAAAAGGTCGTTGCTAAAATTTAG
- a CDS encoding cation diffusion facilitator family transporter, whose product MHKNHAHCAHSHASNKVVLRNSFFIIFAFMLVEVAGGLATNSLALLSDAGHMLSDAAALGLSLFAFKFGERKGNLQKTFGYRRIEILAATINAVTLIVIAVFIVIEAARRLQNPPEVATTGMLIISTLGLAVNIVVAYYMLRGSDVRENVNMRGAYMHVLGDAAGSVGAIAAAVLMMCFGWGWADAAASLLVAVLIVKSGWGVLKDSLNILMEGSPKGVSLDALVAQIRGVDGVLSVHDLHVWSITSGANALTAHVVVSGELSVREAERIMAEISHEMEHLGITHTTLQVESSNNECADELICEVRSNDAGGHLGHSH is encoded by the coding sequence ATGCACAAAAATCACGCCCACTGCGCACATTCGCACGCGTCAAACAAGGTCGTTTTAAGAAATTCTTTCTTTATAATATTCGCTTTTATGCTAGTCGAGGTCGCGGGCGGCTTAGCGACGAACTCGCTCGCCCTACTCTCCGACGCCGGGCACATGCTATCAGACGCCGCAGCGCTCGGGCTTTCGCTATTTGCGTTTAAATTCGGCGAACGCAAGGGCAATCTGCAAAAGACCTTCGGCTACAGGCGGATCGAAATTTTAGCCGCGACGATAAACGCCGTCACGCTCATCGTCATCGCCGTTTTTATCGTCATCGAGGCGGCGCGGCGCCTGCAAAATCCGCCAGAAGTAGCCACCACTGGGATGCTTATCATCAGCACGCTGGGTCTTGCCGTAAATATCGTCGTGGCCTATTATATGCTGCGCGGCAGCGACGTGAGAGAAAACGTCAATATGCGCGGCGCCTACATGCACGTGCTGGGCGACGCTGCGGGCTCGGTGGGCGCGATCGCGGCGGCTGTGCTGATGATGTGCTTTGGCTGGGGCTGGGCGGACGCGGCGGCTAGCCTGCTCGTGGCCGTGCTCATCGTAAAAAGCGGCTGGGGCGTGCTAAAAGACAGCCTAAACATCCTCATGGAGGGCTCGCCAAAAGGCGTGAGCCTAGACGCGCTCGTCGCGCAGATCAGGGGCGTGGACGGCGTGCTTTCGGTGCACGACCTACATGTCTGGAGCATAACAAGCGGCGCAAACGCGCTCACGGCTCACGTAGTGGTCAGCGGCGAGCTGAGCGTGCGCGAGGCGGAACGGATCATGGCCGAAATATCACACGAAATGGAGCATCTAGGCATCACGCACACGACGCTGCAGGTTGAGAGCAGCAATAACGAATGCGCTGACGAGCTAATCTGCGAAGTAAGGTCAAACGATGCGGGCGGACATTTAGGGCATAGTCATTAA
- a CDS encoding cupin domain-containing protein, whose amino-acid sequence MSNYKIVSTKNEPRVELKDALNLSGCELSINELPANASVPFVHSHKQNEELYLVLKGGGTLFIDGEEKAVGEGDAIRIDPDGKRCFKAGAQGMKFICIQTKRGSLEQYTMSDGVINEDVKPSWL is encoded by the coding sequence ATGTCAAACTACAAGATCGTTTCAACAAAAAACGAACCGAGAGTCGAGCTAAAAGACGCTCTAAATTTAAGCGGCTGTGAGCTTTCTATCAATGAGCTTCCGGCAAACGCGAGCGTGCCTTTCGTGCATTCGCACAAGCAAAACGAGGAGCTTTACTTGGTGCTAAAAGGCGGCGGTACGCTATTCATCGACGGCGAGGAAAAGGCGGTGGGTGAGGGCGATGCGATCCGCATCGATCCTGACGGCAAAAGGTGCTTCAAGGCGGGCGCGCAGGGGATGAAGTTTATCTGTATCCAGACCAAACGCGGCAGCCTGGAGCAATACACGATGAGTGATGGCGTGATAAACGAGGACGTAAAGCCAAGCTGGCTGTAA
- a CDS encoding Rrf2 family transcriptional regulator, which yields MQIGQKFSIAIHILLSCEFFKDEKNTSEFLAGTIGTNPVIVRNIIRLLKSANLINVSAGTGGASLAKKPEQITLFDIFSAVNEGENDIFKIHKNSPPPCPLGGRIGALLTPKFASAKQAMFDSLAGVNLQNLLDELAAKN from the coding sequence ATGCAAATAGGACAAAAATTTTCCATCGCTATACATATATTGCTTAGCTGCGAGTTTTTTAAGGACGAGAAAAACACGAGCGAGTTTTTGGCCGGCACGATCGGCACGAACCCCGTCATCGTGCGAAATATAATCAGGCTTTTAAAATCGGCAAATTTGATAAACGTAAGCGCAGGTACGGGTGGGGCGAGTCTAGCTAAGAAGCCTGAGCAGATCACGCTTTTTGATATATTTTCGGCGGTAAATGAGGGCGAAAACGATATCTTTAAAATCCACAAAAACTCGCCGCCGCCTTGTCCGCTAGGAGGCAGGATCGGGGCGCTTTTGACGCCTAAATTTGCCTCCGCGAAGCAAGCGATGTTTGATAGCTTGGCGGGCGTAAATTTGCAAAATTTGCTAGACGAACTGGCGGCTAAAAACTAA